The following DNA comes from Halorhabdus tiamatea SARL4B.
GCCTGGAGCCAACCGTCCCGACTGGCGACGCGCTCGTCACGGAGGAGCCCTCGAGTCCGGTCGGTCAGCGTGCCGGCCGACCGGCCGATCGGATCAGCGCGGTTCACGATCAGTAGTCAGTGGACGACCGACGAGCCAGCCGACCGCCAGCACGAGCCCCGCGCCGACGAAGCCGGACACCAGCGTCCCGAGATATGGATCGACGCCGGCGATCCCGTAGTCCGGGAGAAGGCCCGGCAACGTCGTCACGGCGTGAGCGGTCGCACCGGTCGTCTCCGCGGCGTGTTCGAGTGGCTCGGTGTAGTTCACTCGCTGGGCACTCCAGGCGAACGCCGGCGAGAGGACGGTCAGGCCGGCGACGACTGCCGTCCCGCGACGGAGGAGTCGACCGCCATCGATCGACGGCGTCCGATCGGCCAGCAGGTCGGGTCGGGCCTCGGCGACGAACTCGTAGGCCAGCAGCGTGATCGCGCCCTCGGCGACTCCGAGCAGGACGTGCCAGGCCCCCATGATTGCGAGGACGGTGGTCAACTCGTAGGCGAAGGCCTCCGAGACGCCGACCATGACCGCGACGGCCAGGGCTGCCGCCGAGATGCCCGCCCACCCAGCGGCAAAGACCGCTGCACGCTCGTGATACGGGCGGAGGACGCGGAAGACGCCGTAGCCGACGTACACCTCGACGACTGCCATCGCGAAGACGTTCCCGCCGAGCACGACGATTCCGCCGTCGCCGAAGACCAGCGCCTGGATCGCGACGACGGCCGTCATGGCGAGTGCTGCGAGGTGCGGTCCGAGCAGGATCGCGGCGAACGCACCGCCGACGAAGTGGACGCTCGTCCCACCGGGGATCGGAAGGTTCAACAGCTGTGCGGCGAAGATGGCGGCCGCAGTCACGCCCAGCAGCGGCGCGCGTGGCCCGTCGAGCGCGCCCGCCGAGCGCCGGGCCGCGAGCGTCAGGACAACGAGAGACCCAAAGGCGGCCACTGCGGCGACCCACAGGTCGAGGAACCCGTCCAAAATGTGCATCGATAGGAGAGGGTAGACCGCCCCCGATAATAATACGTTTCGGAGTTCCCGTAATACTGGGAACGCGAGTTGCAAGGCTGATATGGCCACCGGTCCAACCGCCGGTATGGCCGAGGACCTCGACCGGGTGAGTCTGACCCTGCCACCCGCGATGACCGACCAGCTCGACGGGATCGTCGAGGACTGGAACTACGCGAGCCGATCGGAGGCTGTCAGAGATTCCCTGCGGGATTTCTTCACGACCTACGAGTGGGAGCGCGGCGACGAGACCCGCCACTACGGGACGATCGTCATCGCTCACGAACACGATCACGACAGCGATGTGGCCGGTCGCCTCCAGACGATCCAACACGAGTACGCCGACGTCGTCACTTCCGTCCAGCACATCCACCTCTCGGAGGATCGGTGTATGGAGACGCTGGTCGTGGATGGGACCGCGGGCCAGATCGACGAACTCGCCAATCGCTTGCGAGCCGTGGGCGGCGTCAAGCAAGTGAAGGTCGTCGTGGTCGGTGGGGGCGATTCCAGGGCAGACGAACACGATCACGCAGGTGAACAGAACAAGCACCGCCACGAACACTGAGACCGCCTCGGCTGGACAAATCGGTTCCAGCGGCTGTTTTCAGGGGGGTGCATCCCCGGATTGCCGCTGTCGACCGGACTCCATCCCGGATTGCATGAATTGCGCGAGAATGCGCCCGATGCTGGATTCGGCCGTCCAGAGCGCTTCTTCCTCGACGCTTCCGTCGTCAGTCGCCACCGCGAGCAGAATCGTCGCCCCGTCGACCAGCAGCGCCCGTCCGGCGAAGTCAGCCGGGTTGTCCTCACCCATGACGATCACGTCGAGGGGATCGTCTGCGAAACGCTCATCGAGTTTCGGTTCGGCAGTGACGAGCGTGACCGAAACGCCACCTGACGCCTGCTCGGTCAACGTGTCGGCGATCTCCGTGGTGAGCGATGTCGCTTCGGGCGCGACGAATACCGCCGTGTCCTGGGCCGTTTCGAGCAGTCCAGCGATGCGTTCGTCGATGGGCGTTCGGCCACGCACCGTCGAAACACCGCGCTCCCGCCGGTCGGTGGCGGCCTCGTCCTGCAACGCGTCGAGATTCTCGAAGGCCCGCTCGCGCTCACGCTCGATTCGCGCCGAGAGTTGCTCGCGGGCTGCCGCGAGGCTCACTGGCCGGTACGTCTTCGGCGACGATTCGGTCACCTCGACCAGCCCCCGTTCGGCGAGGTCGTCGGCCGCTCCGTAGACCTGCGAGCGCGGGACCTCGGACACCTCGCTGATCGTCTCCGCCGTTCCCGAGCCCAACCGCTGGAGTGCGACGAACACCCGCGCCTCGTAGTTCGACAGCCCGAGTTGCTCGAGGGCTCCGACCGCATCCTGGGTACTCATAGTGTCTGGCGGTCTCCACTCTGAATTCGAGTGAGCGATACATGAATCGCGTGGTTCGGGGTCACTCTCGACGGCTCGTACGGCGAGCCGTTGCACCCGCACTTGCCGACGAGGTTTTCCAGTAGGTTTAAAGATATATACGCGTGATAGTATTGAATATGACAGACGAAACCGACACAGACGAGCAGGCATACGAACGACATCAACGCCAAGTCAGTGAGTCCGTCGACGGCGGGGGATGTGCGGAGACCTGGGAGACCCTCTCAGAACAACGTCGACCGGACGAAGACGCTACCCAGCAAGACACCGATATTGAGGAAATCCTCCTCGATCTCGACTGTCTCCAGTTCAGCGAAGACGGTGAAGACTTCGAACTCGAACCGTCGTTTCGGCATGCCTGGCAGTCGGCGATCGACGACCTCGGAGAGAACCTCGACGCAGTCATCGCTGACGTCTTCACCGTGGACGGGACAATCGAGATCGAAACGACCGAGGGAGCCGTCCACGTTCGTCACGACGAGAGATTACTCGGTCAGTGGGTCTCACATCCTGCACTGATCGCTGACCTTGCAGCCTGCCACGTCTTCGCCCATCGAGACGACGATTGGGCCGAGCGTGCGCCCGCCGAGCGAAGCCGCTTCGCCGGGAGCGCGCGGCTCTATCTGGATTTCTGCCCGGACTGCGGTGGTGACGCGTCCTTCGATACGGACGTCGTCTCCTCGTGCTGTCACGACTACGAGGTCGCGACCGTCTCCTGTGAGGGGTGCGACGTGACGCTGTTCGAACTGCCGGTGGCGAGGAACTCTGCCTGACTTTCAGAGACAGTCGGTCGCCGGCACGGTCTATCGTGCTCACCGTCGGTAGTGGTCGACTATCGAGATACGTCTTCCCCGGATCACCGATCGCGTGCCAGTCGACGCCCCGCGTCCAGCCCCGTCTCCAGCGCCGCGTGGGTCCGGCCAGTGCCCGCGAACCAGTCTCCCGCGAGGCCAAGGTCGTGTTCGAGGGCGTACTCGAACAACGCCGGATTGACGCGGTCGCCGGGGAGTGCGCGGATGAATCGCTCGTGATCCCACCAATCGGGGTCTGCCAGGCGGTCGTCGCCGAGCAGTGTCGCTGCGTAGGAACTCGCGGCGTCGGCTGCTTCCCCGGGTGTCGCGTCCGGTCGCCCGGCCGCCCAGGCGGGGCTCAACTGGACGATCAGGATCTCTTCGCCGTCGGGGACGTGGCCGGGCTTGCACGATTCTCTGGAGAGCCAGCCCACGGCGTGTTCCGTGTCAGTGTTGACCAGCGCGTAGTACGGGACGTCGATGTCGAAGGGGTAGTGCAGCGCGACCGAGTCGATCGTCCGGTAAGACTGGCGTTTCCGGGCCGCTACCAGGTCGTCCCGGAAATCGGCCGTCCAGTCCGCACCCGCGAAGAGGTCCCAGGTAGGAGGGGTCACGACGAGTGCGTCACACGCGACGTCGTCGCCGTCGGCAGTGACCCGCCAGCCGTCTTCCGTGCGGGCGAGGTGTTCGACCGGGGTATGTTCGTGAACCGTCGCGCCACTGGCATCGAGAAACGCTTGGACGACCTGGTCGATGCCGTCACGGCCGGAGAATTTGACCCCCTGGTTCGGCCGTCCCTCTTCGATCGCTCCCGACTCGTCGAAGATCCAGACGTCGCCGGTCGTCTCGGCGAGGTCGTCACCGACGACCGACCGAAAGCGTTCCTCGACGCGATCGTTCGGCGGATCGACGTAGTTCGCGCCGTAGTCGTAGACACACCCGTCACGGTGGCCCGAAACCATTCGGCCGCCGACGGTGTCGGCCTCGAGGAGCGTCACGTCGGCCGCGTCACGCAGGGCATGGGCGGCCCCCGCCCCGGCGATGCCGGCTCCGACAATGCAGACGTTCGGCGTCACGCTCGGAAACATGGTCGCCAGCGGCTAAAGGGGTTGGCCCTGGTAATTCTGCACTGACCTACCACGCTGAGACGTGAGAAAACACTCGAAAGAGACGTGTGACTATCGGTATCAGATCGTGAGTAGGGCCGTGGTGCTGTTTACCTCGTAGCTAAGCTCGCGATGTTAACGGGTGATACGGACAGTTGTAATTCGTTACCGCCCTGGGGATACCAGATGACGGGGCTCGGGGGGCGATCGGACGAGTATTCCATACATGCCGAAAAGAGTTACCACTGTCCGTATGAGGCATCGTCGACGTACCCGGTGAGTGCGTTGGCCATCGCATCTCGTTCGTTGCCCAAGAGTACGAGCCAGTTGAGGTTCTTGAGATCGGACCCGATATAGAGGTCCGGGGCAGGCGCAGGCTCGGGATCGGTAACCGGCTGGGGAGCCGACCCCTCGGCACCCCGACCGAGCGATGCCAGTGAATTCACTCCGGAGAGCCCGGCGATCGAAGCGGCAGTCGTTTTCAGCACCGTTCGTCTACTCGTTCCGCGGGACAAATTTGTTCAGATATTCTGAACAACCAAACGGATTATTTTTATATTAGGGAGACTCAATATATAGTCAGATCGCTCATCTGTAGCAGTGAATACTTTGTGAGTGGAGTTCGTAGCTGACTCCAAGATGGTAAGCAGAGAGAGCGTGGATGAGGTCTTTCTGCCTGACAAAGATGATTGTCTAGAGTATCTCCGTGAACAGCGATGGCCAGAAGAGGTAATGTGTCCGCACTGCGAGAGTGCGGACACGATCAAGAAGGGGACGACGAGAAAGGGTGCTCAACGCTATCGCTGTCACAACTGTGATAGTATTTTCAACGATCTTACCGAGACCATATTTGCCGAGCACAAGCTTTCACTCCCGGAGATGTTCCATATCATTCGAGGGATGGAAGAGGACAAAACATCACAGATAACTCAGGAACTTGACCGAACATACAAGACGGTCTTGGACTTCGTCCATGAAGTCCAAGACGCTCTTGACGACGATCCAGAGTTTGATCTCACTGGTGTTTGCGAAGCTGACGAGGTCTACGTCGTGGCTGGTGAGAAAGGTACCAAGCAGGCGAGTCCGCGCTCGCGCGGACTCAAAAAAAGGGACGCGGAACGTTCGAGTCAGACAAACCGCCAGTCGTGACACTCGTCCGTCGCTCCGACGGACGAGTTCGGTTCCTCGTTCGTGAAGATCTCGAAGATGTAGACGAGGACATCGTCGAATACGGCGATGAAGACGATCCGGCGATCCTCTGCACCGATCAGTACAGCATCTACGACGGTATCGACGAGTACGACGAGATTGATGGCCATCTCGCCATCAATCACGACGAACACTACGTCGTCGGTGATGCTCACACGAACAGCTGTGAGAACCGCCATAGCTTCCTTCGCAACTGGTTGCGAAGGTTCCGAGGCGTCTCAAAACACCACTTACAGGGCTATTTGAACTTCTTCAGTCTCACACTCAACACAGATCGCTGGTTCGAGAAAATCCTAAGTACTGACTTCTACAGATGAGCGTAGTCAGATACCATATTCGTATCGCAGACTCGCATTACCACCTCGCTATTGTGAACTGATCGTTTGGAAATATGTTCTCAATATATAGTTTCCGTTCCGGCCCGTCGCAATCCGCGACAGAACTGCCTCAGCACGCAGCGTTTTCTCTCCAGACCCCCTCACTCGCCCGGTGTTGGCTCCAGGGCAATGAACTCGTGACCGTTCTCTGCCAGGAGTTCCTGCGCCCGGTCGGTCGCTGACGGAGCGACCAGGATCCCGCGGATCTCCCGGTCGGCGTGGAGATCACGGGTCAGTGCGTCGACGTAGCGATCGAGCTGCCCGACCGCGTCCGGCCCGACGCGCCGTCGTTTGAGTTCCACGACGACGGCCCGCCCGTCGCTGTCTTCGCCGTAGATGTCGATCGCGCCGGCGGGCGTCGATCGCTCGGTCACAAGCGGCTCGAACCCGGACTCGATCAGTTCGGGCTCGGCAAGGATGCGCTCGCGGAGGTCTTCTTCCGTCCCCGACAGCGAGAGGTCCTCGGGGTCGGTGACGTCGACGGTCGCGACGTACGCGAGCGACTCGAAAGCGACCTCCAGATGCTCCTCGGGACCCGTCCGGTGACTTTCGATCCACAGTCGCCCGTCCTCCAGCCCGACCTCGTGGGTCGACCCCGGGGGTTGCCAGTTGACCGGCTGGTGGCCTTCGTCGGTGTGGACCAGGGCCGTCCCGTCGGGCTTGAGGATGAGCAGGCGATCGCCGGGGCCGAGTGAACTCGTGGCGCGCCCGTCGTACTCGACGCTACACCGTCCGAAGACGGTCACCATGTCACCACGGTCGATAGCACGCTCGACGCGTTTGCGGGCGCGCTCGGCTGTGGGATCGACCAGCGGCCCGGTAGCGCCCTCGACGCTCGTCGCGTCACTGTCTCCCCGTTCTGTCACACGGACTTGTAGCCAGGCCGGTCACAAAAGGCCCGCGAGTCGTTAGCCATCCGTCGAGGGGGTGCCATCGATCAGTTTTCGGTCGCCGGCCCGTCGGTCGAGGGCTTCGAGTAACGCTGCTCGCGCGTCCGCCACCGAGCACTCACCGGCCACCACGGCGTCGGCGACCGACCGCTTCGCGCCCCGGAACCAGCGCCGCAACGCCGAGGCCTCCCCCGCCCGGACCGCGAGGAGTGCGCCGTCGCCACGGGGATCCGGGAGTGGCTCACCCAACAGATGCTCGACGGCCAGCCAGCACGCCAGATGCGCCGTCCACACGCCGTCGGCGTGATAGTAGACGCCCTCGTAGTGAGCGAAGTCGAGCGATTCGGCGACAGCTCGGAGGGACGTCGTCTCGGACGGCGAGGACGGCAGGGATCGCCGACCGCGGGGCGGTTCGGTCTGGTCGTCCCGCCAGATCGTCTCCCACTGTCGCACCCCGTTTGCCTCGGCGACGACGAGAGCGCGGTGACTCAGCGTCGCCACCCCCGGCGATCGTCGCTTCTGGAGTGGTCGTCGCTCATACCGGCCGTGGTCCGCTTCCGGTATTTGAAGGGGCGGAAACAGCGTCAGCGACAGTCCGCCCCGTCTCCGAGTCGTCGACAGCGCGGCGAACCAATTCCTTCAAGTTACCCGCGGGCGTCGAGTGATCTGTATGACAGACTGTCCGGAATGCGGGGCGGAGGTCTCCCTGCACGACGACGTCGAAGTCGGAGAGATCGTCGACTGTGCCACCTGCGGCGCGGAACTCGAAATCGTCGCGGTCGATCCCGCGACGCTCGAGCCCGCGCCCGAACTCGAAGAGGACTGGGGCGAATAACGCCGGGATATTTTCACAGTAGCTGACGATTCGAATCTCCACTGACTGATCCGACAGCGAGAATCTCCAGTGACTAGCCCGACAGCGATCGTCTCGCGCTCAGGCGTCGTCGGACGCGGGGGCGTCGACCGCGACTTCGGGTTCGTCAGTCTCCTCGCTGTCACGTTCGAGCAACAGCCCCGTGAGTCCTGCGGCGACCATGCCGACGCCGGCGGCCCGCATCGCGTCGACGTACCACGGCTTGGGCTCGAGTTCCGCGGCGTTCTCGAAGCCACACAGCGAGAGTCGCGTCGAGAGGTTGATAAGTTGTTTCGGCAGGAGCGCGGCGAGCAGTCCCTGCAGAGCGATCCATCCGTATCCGATGGTGCGGAAAAGTCCGAGCATCATCTATTGTTGGGGCCGAATCCACCTCAACCTGTGGGTGCACTGCAGGGTTCGAAGTCCGGACCTACGACACTGTTATCCGGCCCCCGCTCGTAACCTGTAACATGGGAACTCGAATCAAGAAAGCGATGAGCCGTGCGAAGCTCGCAGCGATCGGCGGCGCGTTCGGTGGCGCGGTCGGCGGACTCGTGAGTCGGGAAGCAGCCAGCACCGGGGCCGGCATCGGCGCGCTCGTCGGGGCGACTGTGGGCGAAAAGCGCGTCGACCTGGGTGACGTCGCCGAGAAAGTCACGAACCGATCCGGCGAGTAGCGACGGGACGAGAGCCCCGGCATCTCAAAACCTAAATGCGCCCGCGCCTACGACCGGGACAATGAACGGTAACAGCTTCGGTCGGCTTTTTCAGGTGACCACGTACGGAGAGTCACACGGCGAGGCGATGGGGTGTACGGTCTCGGGTGTCCCGGCAGGCGTCGAGTTGGACGAAGGCGACATTCAGCGCGACCTCGACCGGCGCAAGCCCGGCCAGTCGATGATCACGACCTCGCGGGACGAACCCGACGCCGTCACGATCAACTCCGGGCTCCAGGACGGCTACACGACGGGCACGCCGATCGGGATGGTCATCCAGAACAAGGACTCGCGCTCTGGCAAGTACGAACCGTTCGTGACCGCGCCCCGGCCCTCCCACGGCGATTTCACCTATTCCGCCAAGTTCGGCACGCGCAACTGGGGCGGCGGTGGCCGATCGTCGGCCCGAGAGACGGTCAACTGGGTCGCTGCGGGTGCTATCGCAAAGCAGGTCCTCGACCAGAGCGAGTACGACGTCCGGATCAAGGCCCACGTCAATCAGATCGGCGACGTCCGAGCGCCCGAGGTCTCCTTCGAGGAGATGCTCGAACACACCGAAGAGAACGACATCCGGTGTGCCCACCCCGAAACGGCCGAGGAGATGCGCGATCTCGCCGAACAGTACCAGCAAGAGGGCGATTCAGTCGGGGGGTCTGTCTACTTCGAGGCCCGTGGCGTCCCGCGAGGGCTGGGTGCGCCGCGTTTCGACTCTATTCCGTCGCGGCTAGGCCAGCTCATCTACTCGATCCCGGCGGTCAACGACTTCGAGTACGGCGTGGGGCGGGACGCCCGGACGATGGCCGGCAGCGAGTACAACGAAGATTGGGAATTCGACGAGAACGGTGATCCGACGCCGGTCGGCAACGACCACGGCGGGGTCCAGGGTGGGATCACGACCGGCGATCCGATCTACGGCGAGATTACCTGGCATCCGCCCGTCTCGATCCCGAAAGCCCAGGAGACTGTCGACTGGGAGACCGGCGAGCGAAAGGAGATCCAGGTCGTCGGTCGCCACGACCCCGTGCTTCCGCCGCGCGCAGTTCCTGTCGTCGAAGCGCTGCTTTACAGTACGGTGCTCGACTTCATGTTGCTTTCCGGGCGAATCAACCCCGACCGCCTCGACGACCGCCCCGGCGAGTACGACACCGACTATCACCCCTCGAGTCCGGTCAACGACCCCGAAGATGCGGACACGCAGGCCGAGACGATCGGCGACGAGTGACAGCGGCGATCACTCGCTCGATGCGTCCTCGCCGAGTACGGACCCGTCCAGGGAGCGCCACCGCCGGATTGCACACACCAGCGCGTCCAATCCGACGACGGCGACGCCAATAATTCCGACCAACTCCAGCGTCGGATACTGAACGAAGACGTCGGTGAACTGCTGGACGAGCACGAACGCGAGCAGATACACCAGTCGACCGTAGCGACGGATATGCATATCCAGGGCTACGGTCGGGCGGGCCAAGAACGTGTGGGCTGAGTCGACGCCTTCGCCGCGACCGCGCGCGTTTTGAGTCGCCCACCCCATCCAGCAGGTATGAGCCCGGACCTCCCGGATCCACGGAACCCCTACAGCATGGACGAGGACTGTCAGAACTGTCCGGCACTGGTCGAATCACGGACCCAGGTCGTCCACGGCTACGGTGACCCGACGGCGGATATCGCCGTTCTCGGCACCGCTCCGACGGCCAGTGCCGATCGAACCGGGATCCCCTTCACCGGCGACGAGACTGGCGAAGTGATCCAGGCACTCCTCGGTGACCTCGGACTCAGTGACTCACCACCGGACAGTACCGAACCTGCACTGAGCGAGGTCTATCTCACGTACGTCACGCGCTGCCATCACCCTGAACGCGGGGCAACCGACGAGGAGCGACACAACTGCGAGGGGTATCGTACGGCAGAACTCCGACGGATCAACCCGGAACTCATCGTCGCCGTGGGCCAGGGTGCCCTGGACGCGTTGGCTTTCGAGTACACGACCCGAAGTGCCGACGATCTGGACGTCACGGTCGAGCACGCGACGACGATCCAGGGCCGGGGCTTCGAAATCCTCCCGATGATCGAACCGGCTGACGCTTCTGAATCCCAGTTGGCTACCTTCCGCGAACACGTCGCCGACGAACTCGACCGCGATTACCGACAGACGAAGGGCCAGCGCCGGAAGTAGGGGGTGGAGAGGAGAGATCAGCAGTGGGCGATTTTGGCCACGATCAGTCGAGTTCCCACTCCTCGGGTGCGCTCGATAGCTCGCCGACCTCGGCACGGATGTCAGACAGTCGCCAGACGATATCGGTCAAGGTGACGATTCCGACAAGCGAGAGGTCTTCCATCACCGGCACTTTCTTGATGTCGTTGTCAGCCATTTTCCGGGCGACCCACTGGACGGTCGCCGAAGGACTCGTCGTGATGACCGGTCGGTGAGCCAGGTCCATCACGCGGGTCTCGCGAAACGGCTCACCAGACCGATAGCCAGCTTTGAGCGCGTCGGTTTCAGTCACGATCCCGACCGGGTTCCCTTCGTCGCTGACCACGACGACCGAACCCACTTCGTATTCGAGTAGCTCCCCGACCGCGTCCCGGAGTGACGCGTCGCGATCGACGGTGATCACGTCCGTCGACATGACGTCCTTGACTAACATGGGCCCGTTCGACCTACGAACGGCGGGACTATAATGGTGGTTGTTACCATGATTCGTGGTGTTACGACTCCACGAGCGCACGCGAGCGGTACAAAACGGCGAATACAAAGGTGGGTGTCACCCATCTTCGGCTATGCCTATCGTCGTCGTTCGCGCCGACGCACCGATTCCCGGCAACGTCCTCCCCCGACTCGTCGAGGGCACACCACTGACCGCGAGTGACGCGGCCGACCTCTATCAGAGCGCGCTCCGTGACGTGAGCGAGGCCGTCGCCGGCAGCGGGGCGGACCTGCTCGTGACCTATCGCGAGCGAGCGGACCGCGACGAAGACGTCGAAACACTCGTCAAAGAGGCCGTCACGCCGGCACTCGCGTCTCCCGACGCAGTACGTTTCGAACCCGAAGTCGGCTCGTCGCCGGCCGCCCGGATCGGCAACACGGTCACACACTTGCTCGAATCAGAAGGAGTGGCCTCCGTCGCGATTCTCGATCCCACGGCGGTGCTCGCCGCACGCCCCCGACTCGATCAGGCGTCGATGCAACTGCGACGGAACGACCTCGTCCTCGGACCGGCGGCGAACGGCGAATTCTTCTATGCGGGGTTCAGCGAACCGATCGACTTCGGCGGGATCGACGGTCGTCCGGACCTCGAGACGCTCGTCGAGCGAGCGAACGACGCGGATCTCGCCATCACTACCGTCGAGATGGCACCGACGTTGCGAACGCCGGCCCAACTCCAGTCTGGGCTCCCAATTCTCCGAACACGTCGGAAAGCCGGCGACCCCGTTCCCGTCCGGACGGTCGCACGGCTCGAAGAACTGGGTCTCCGGGCGGTCGAAAACGAGAACGGCGATAGTCGTTTCGAGCAGGCCTGAAACCGGCGCAGCTTACTGGAAGGTCTTGCCGACTTCGGGCTCGTCGAGTTCGTTCTCGCGCTTGTCGAAGCGCTGTTCGATCTCCTCGTAGCGATCACGGGTCTCCTCGTCGACGCTCGGGCCGACCTCTTCGAGGGCCGTCTCGAAGTGACTCTCGTCGATCAGGACGTTCCCGACGCTGTCGTCGACTTCTTCGGGATCGACGCTCCGGATGAACTCCCGGGTGGCTGCCATCGCCGCCTCGCGGGCGACGGCCTCCAGATCGGCACCGACGTAGCCGTCGGTCCGGGCTGCGATGTCGTCGAGGTCGACGCCCTCGGCCAGCGGCTTGTCACGGGTGTGCACTTCGAGGATCTTCCGGCGGGCTTCCTCGTCGGGCACGGGCACGTGGATGTGCCGGTCGAGTCGACCTGGCCGGAGCAAGGCGGCGTCGATGAGGTCAGGACGGTTCGTCGTCGCGACCACGACGACGTCTTCCAGATCTTCGAGCCCGTCGAGTT
Coding sequences within:
- a CDS encoding PDGLE domain-containing protein yields the protein MLADRTPSIDGGRLLRRGTAVVAGLTVLSPAFAWSAQRVNYTEPLEHAAETTGATAHAVTTLPGLLPDYGIAGVDPYLGTLVSGFVGAGLVLAVGWLVGRPLTTDREPR
- the nikR gene encoding nickel-responsive transcriptional regulator NikR, encoding MAEDLDRVSLTLPPAMTDQLDGIVEDWNYASRSEAVRDSLRDFFTTYEWERGDETRHYGTIVIAHEHDHDSDVAGRLQTIQHEYADVVTSVQHIHLSEDRCMETLVVDGTAGQIDELANRLRAVGGVKQVKVVVVGGGDSRADEHDHAGEQNKHRHEH
- a CDS encoding TrmB family transcriptional regulator — encoded protein: MSTQDAVGALEQLGLSNYEARVFVALQRLGSGTAETISEVSEVPRSQVYGAADDLAERGLVEVTESSPKTYRPVSLAAAREQLSARIERERERAFENLDALQDEAATDRRERGVSTVRGRTPIDERIAGLLETAQDTAVFVAPEATSLTTEIADTLTEQASGGVSVTLVTAEPKLDERFADDPLDVIVMGEDNPADFAGRALLVDGATILLAVATDDGSVEEEALWTAESSIGRILAQFMQSGMESGRQRQSGDAPP
- a CDS encoding NAD(P)/FAD-dependent oxidoreductase gives rise to the protein MTPNVCIVGAGIAGAGAAHALRDAADVTLLEADTVGGRMVSGHRDGCVYDYGANYVDPPNDRVEERFRSVVGDDLAETTGDVWIFDESGAIEEGRPNQGVKFSGRDGIDQVVQAFLDASGATVHEHTPVEHLARTEDGWRVTADGDDVACDALVVTPPTWDLFAGADWTADFRDDLVAARKRQSYRTIDSVALHYPFDIDVPYYALVNTDTEHAVGWLSRESCKPGHVPDGEEILIVQLSPAWAAGRPDATPGEAADAASSYAATLLGDDRLADPDWWDHERFIRALPGDRVNPALFEYALEHDLGLAGDWFAGTGRTHAALETGLDAGRRLARDR
- a CDS encoding IS1595-like element ISHti5 family transposase (programmed frameshift), which gives rise to MVSRESVDEVFLPDKDDCLEYLREQRWPEEVMCPHCESADTIKKGTTRKGAQRYRCHNCDSIFNDLTETIFAEHKLSLPEMFHIIRGMEEDKTSQITQELDRTYKTVLDFVHEVQDALDDDPEFDLTGVCEADEVYVVAGEKGTKQASPRSRGLKKKGRGTFESDKPPVVTLVRRSDGRVRFLVREDLEDVDEDIVEYGDEDDPAILCTDQYSIYDGIDEYDEIDGHLAINHDEHYVVGDAHTNSCENRHSFLRNWLRRFRGVSKHHLQGYLNFFSLTLNTDRWFEKILSTDFYR
- the nucS gene encoding endonuclease NucS, translated to MTERGDSDATSVEGATGPLVDPTAERARKRVERAIDRGDMVTVFGRCSVEYDGRATSSLGPGDRLLILKPDGTALVHTDEGHQPVNWQPPGSTHEVGLEDGRLWIESHRTGPEEHLEVAFESLAYVATVDVTDPEDLSLSGTEEDLRERILAEPELIESGFEPLVTERSTPAGAIDIYGEDSDGRAVVVELKRRRVGPDAVGQLDRYVDALTRDLHADREIRGILVAPSATDRAQELLAENGHEFIALEPTPGE
- a CDS encoding DUF6735 family protein, with product MATLSHRALVVAEANGVRQWETIWRDDQTEPPRGRRSLPSSPSETTSLRAVAESLDFAHYEGVYYHADGVWTAHLACWLAVEHLLGEPLPDPRGDGALLAVRAGEASALRRWFRGAKRSVADAVVAGECSVADARAALLEALDRRAGDRKLIDGTPSTDG
- the lysW gene encoding lysine biosynthesis protein LysW, producing the protein MTDCPECGAEVSLHDDVEVGEIVDCATCGAELEIVAVDPATLEPAPELEEDWGE
- a CDS encoding glycine zipper domain-containing protein codes for the protein MGTRIKKAMSRAKLAAIGGAFGGAVGGLVSREAASTGAGIGALVGATVGEKRVDLGDVAEKVTNRSGE
- the aroC gene encoding chorismate synthase; the protein is MNGNSFGRLFQVTTYGESHGEAMGCTVSGVPAGVELDEGDIQRDLDRRKPGQSMITTSRDEPDAVTINSGLQDGYTTGTPIGMVIQNKDSRSGKYEPFVTAPRPSHGDFTYSAKFGTRNWGGGGRSSARETVNWVAAGAIAKQVLDQSEYDVRIKAHVNQIGDVRAPEVSFEEMLEHTEENDIRCAHPETAEEMRDLAEQYQQEGDSVGGSVYFEARGVPRGLGAPRFDSIPSRLGQLIYSIPAVNDFEYGVGRDARTMAGSEYNEDWEFDENGDPTPVGNDHGGVQGGITTGDPIYGEITWHPPVSIPKAQETVDWETGERKEIQVVGRHDPVLPPRAVPVVEALLYSTVLDFMLLSGRINPDRLDDRPGEYDTDYHPSSPVNDPEDADTQAETIGDE
- a CDS encoding uracil-DNA glycosylase, which gives rise to MSPDLPDPRNPYSMDEDCQNCPALVESRTQVVHGYGDPTADIAVLGTAPTASADRTGIPFTGDETGEVIQALLGDLGLSDSPPDSTEPALSEVYLTYVTRCHHPERGATDEERHNCEGYRTAELRRINPELIVAVGQGALDALAFEYTTRSADDLDVTVEHATTIQGRGFEILPMIEPADASESQLATFREHVADELDRDYRQTKGQRRK
- a CDS encoding CBS domain-containing protein; this translates as MLVKDVMSTDVITVDRDASLRDAVGELLEYEVGSVVVVSDEGNPVGIVTETDALKAGYRSGEPFRETRVMDLAHRPVITTSPSATVQWVARKMADNDIKKVPVMEDLSLVGIVTLTDIVWRLSDIRAEVGELSSAPEEWELD